In Kitasatospora sp. NBC_00240, the following are encoded in one genomic region:
- a CDS encoding amino acid ABC transporter permease, translating into MKVLTDNWSTYWHGFVGTLELTVVSSALALLLGVLIASFRVSPIRALRAFGTGWVTILRNTPLTLLFFIVVLGLPRFDIVLPFFTFSVLALGCYTSAFICEVLRSGINTVPLGQGEAARSLGMTFGQTLGLVVLPQAYRSVVAPIGSVLIALAKNSAIAGSFSVVELLGTYRTINELGYGIVWTFVWIAVGYLVITLAISAVFNLLERRTAVSR; encoded by the coding sequence ATGAAAGTCCTGACCGACAACTGGTCGACGTACTGGCACGGCTTCGTCGGCACGCTGGAACTGACCGTGGTCAGTTCCGCGCTGGCCCTGCTGCTCGGCGTGCTGATCGCGAGCTTCCGGGTCTCGCCGATCCGGGCCCTGCGGGCCTTCGGCACCGGCTGGGTGACGATCCTGCGCAACACCCCGCTGACCCTGCTGTTCTTCATCGTGGTGCTCGGCCTGCCGCGCTTCGACATCGTGCTGCCGTTCTTCACCTTCTCGGTGCTGGCGCTCGGCTGCTACACCTCGGCCTTCATCTGCGAGGTGCTGCGCTCGGGCATCAACACCGTGCCGCTCGGGCAGGGCGAGGCGGCCCGCAGTCTCGGCATGACCTTCGGTCAGACGCTGGGCCTGGTGGTGCTCCCGCAGGCCTACCGGTCGGTGGTGGCGCCGATCGGCAGCGTGCTGATCGCGCTCGCCAAGAACTCCGCGATCGCCGGCTCGTTCAGCGTGGTCGAACTGCTCGGCACCTACCGGACCATCAACGAGCTGGGGTACGGCATCGTCTGGACCTTCGTCTGGATCGCGGTCGGCTACCTGGTCATCACCCTGGCCATCAGCGCCGTCTTCAACCTCCTCGAACGACGAACGGCGGTGTCCCGGTGA
- a CDS encoding amino acid ABC transporter permease has product MYGVLALLAIAALLGWVVYMLFHTQQFTYQKWMAFEYRGVQELLLRGLGRTLEAFGWTVLFALPFGALFAAGRLSEHRVVRWVSTVVVEFFRAMPLLVMIFFIFVALKVQPLWALVAGLTLYNGSVLAEVFRAGVLAVPAGQREAAYALGMRKTQVMAAVLVPQANRAMLPAIISQLVVALKDTSLGFLITYEEFLHAGKLIATNLDYDLPFIPVVMVIAPVYIGMCLALSWLARWVEGRSRRSPRIRGGAPVAEAGVVPGLPPGVPPEAQQ; this is encoded by the coding sequence ATGTACGGGGTGCTCGCGCTGCTGGCGATCGCCGCGCTGCTCGGCTGGGTGGTCTACATGCTGTTCCACACCCAGCAGTTCACCTACCAGAAGTGGATGGCCTTCGAGTACCGGGGGGTTCAGGAGCTGCTGCTGCGAGGCCTCGGCCGCACCCTGGAGGCCTTCGGCTGGACGGTGCTGTTCGCGCTGCCGTTCGGCGCGCTGTTCGCGGCCGGCCGGCTCTCCGAGCACCGGGTGGTGCGCTGGGTGTCCACGGTGGTGGTGGAGTTCTTCCGGGCGATGCCGCTGCTGGTGATGATCTTCTTCATCTTCGTCGCGCTGAAGGTCCAGCCGCTCTGGGCGCTGGTCGCCGGCCTCACCCTCTACAACGGCTCGGTGCTGGCCGAGGTCTTCCGGGCCGGGGTGCTGGCGGTGCCCGCCGGCCAGCGGGAGGCGGCGTACGCGCTGGGTATGCGCAAGACCCAGGTGATGGCCGCCGTCCTGGTGCCGCAGGCCAACCGGGCGATGCTGCCGGCCATCATCAGCCAGCTGGTGGTGGCCCTCAAGGACACCTCGCTCGGGTTCCTGATCACCTACGAGGAGTTCCTGCACGCGGGGAAGCTGATCGCCACCAACCTGGACTACGACCTGCCCTTCATCCCGGTGGTGATGGTGATCGCGCCGGTCTACATCGGGATGTGCCTGGCGCTCTCCTGGCTGGCCCGCTGGGTGGAGGGGCGCAGCCGGCGCAGCCCGCGGATCAGGGGCGGCGCCCCGGTCGCCGAGGCGGGCGTGGTGCCCGGCCTGCCCCCGGGGGTGCCGCCGGAGGCTCAGCAGTAG
- a CDS encoding ABC transporter permease: protein MSAVWRAAWAAVRRRRLQSVVVGLVVLCSTTTVMLALGLLDAVSAPFDQAFGRQHGAHVVATYDPAGVSAAELAEAARRPGVQAAEGPFGQGSVKVVKGWPGFPAGTLKVVGRADPAAAAVDRPALLAGRWAAAPGELVLNQDYTGLVLADLLGTTIDAPGSPPLTVVGVATSMSRSADAWVVPEQIGALHPDAVQMLYRFTAAGTAPEVGSALDAVTAGLPPGALVSAQSHLTLKEAYAGTARDYLPFMTLFGVLGLAVSVLIVANVVGGAVVSGFRRTGVLKALGFTPNQVVAVHLVMVSLPAVVGSALGTLAGGLLAEPVLDAAFQGVRRGSAVVEIAPWVSVVCLLGMPALVLLAALLPALRAHRLSAAQAISAGSAPRTGRGLAVQRRLGGSRLPRAVSLGLGHPFARPARTALTLAAVLLGVTTVTLTTGLTSTMVAYGGTQAGRTGPEAVVWVGRPAFGETLPRLGDRELESLVRSRPGVTRVTAHAVVDVRLAGYTQPDTVFFQRGDDDPGMAAQIVAGRWLAGPGEVVAAPLFLKQHGLAVGDRTTMELDGRQTPVTVVGELISGGGDRMWSSWPTLTALAPDAVPVNYAVELAPGTDVQAFTEAVRAAEPGLYPMPAGTGNTATTTVVTFASVFTLLLTAVAALGVFHTVLLNTRERRRDLGMLKAVGMTPRQVVLMTVTSVAAPGVLAGLAGVPLGIAGHRLIVDHVGSVVFPESMKAVWHPAGLALLVLAGVAIAALGALLPARSAARLTIAEVLHNE, encoded by the coding sequence GTGAGCGCGGTGTGGCGGGCCGCGTGGGCGGCCGTACGCCGCCGGCGGCTGCAGAGCGTGGTGGTCGGCCTGGTGGTGCTCTGCTCCACCACGACCGTGATGCTCGCGCTGGGCCTGCTGGACGCCGTCTCGGCCCCGTTCGACCAGGCCTTCGGCCGGCAGCACGGCGCCCATGTGGTGGCCACCTACGACCCGGCCGGCGTGTCGGCCGCCGAGCTGGCCGAGGCCGCCCGGCGGCCGGGCGTCCAGGCGGCCGAGGGCCCGTTCGGCCAGGGGTCGGTCAAGGTCGTCAAGGGCTGGCCCGGGTTCCCGGCCGGGACCCTGAAGGTGGTCGGCCGGGCGGACCCGGCGGCCGCCGCGGTGGACCGGCCCGCGCTGCTGGCCGGGCGCTGGGCCGCCGCTCCCGGAGAGCTGGTGCTCAACCAGGACTACACCGGGCTGGTGCTGGCGGACCTGCTGGGGACGACGATCGACGCGCCCGGCAGCCCGCCGCTGACCGTCGTCGGCGTCGCCACCAGCATGAGCCGCTCCGCCGACGCCTGGGTGGTGCCGGAGCAGATCGGCGCGCTGCACCCGGACGCCGTCCAGATGCTCTACCGCTTCACCGCCGCCGGCACCGCGCCGGAGGTCGGCTCGGCCCTGGACGCGGTCACCGCCGGGCTGCCGCCGGGTGCGCTGGTGTCCGCGCAGTCCCATCTGACCCTCAAGGAGGCCTACGCCGGGACGGCCAGGGACTACCTGCCGTTCATGACCCTGTTCGGGGTCCTCGGGCTGGCGGTCTCCGTCCTGATCGTCGCCAACGTGGTCGGCGGCGCGGTGGTCTCCGGGTTCCGCCGGACCGGCGTGCTCAAGGCCCTGGGCTTCACCCCCAACCAGGTGGTGGCGGTCCACCTGGTGATGGTCTCGCTGCCGGCCGTGGTGGGCAGCGCGCTGGGCACGCTGGCCGGCGGGCTGCTGGCGGAACCCGTCCTGGACGCCGCCTTCCAGGGGGTGCGGCGGGGCAGCGCGGTCGTCGAGATCGCGCCGTGGGTGTCCGTGGTCTGCCTGCTCGGCATGCCGGCCCTGGTCCTGCTGGCGGCCTTGCTGCCCGCGCTGCGCGCACACCGCCTCTCCGCGGCGCAGGCCATCAGTGCCGGCAGCGCCCCGCGGACCGGCCGGGGCCTCGCGGTCCAGCGCCGGCTGGGCGGCAGCCGGCTGCCGCGTGCGGTCAGCCTTGGCCTGGGCCACCCGTTCGCCCGCCCGGCCCGCACCGCGCTGACCCTGGCGGCCGTCCTGCTCGGCGTCACCACGGTCACCCTGACGACCGGCCTGACCAGCACCATGGTCGCGTACGGCGGAACGCAGGCCGGCCGCACCGGACCCGAGGCGGTCGTCTGGGTGGGGCGGCCCGCCTTCGGGGAGACGCTTCCCCGGCTGGGCGACCGTGAGCTGGAGTCGCTGGTGCGGTCCCGGCCGGGCGTGACCCGGGTGACGGCGCACGCCGTCGTCGACGTCCGGCTCGCCGGGTACACCCAGCCCGACACGGTCTTCTTCCAGCGCGGCGACGACGACCCGGGCATGGCCGCCCAGATCGTGGCCGGGCGCTGGCTCGCCGGGCCGGGCGAGGTGGTCGCCGCGCCGCTGTTCCTGAAGCAGCACGGACTGGCGGTCGGCGACCGGACCACCATGGAGCTGGACGGCCGGCAGACACCGGTGACCGTGGTCGGCGAGCTGATCAGCGGCGGCGGCGACCGGATGTGGTCGAGCTGGCCGACCCTGACCGCACTCGCCCCCGACGCCGTGCCGGTCAACTACGCGGTCGAGCTGGCCCCGGGCACGGACGTCCAGGCCTTCACCGAGGCCGTCCGGGCGGCCGAGCCCGGCCTGTACCCGATGCCGGCGGGCACCGGGAACACCGCGACGACCACCGTCGTCACCTTCGCCTCGGTGTTCACCCTGCTGCTGACCGCCGTGGCCGCGCTCGGTGTCTTCCACACGGTGCTGCTGAACACCCGGGAGCGCCGCCGGGACCTGGGCATGCTCAAGGCGGTCGGGATGACGCCGCGCCAGGTGGTGCTGATGACCGTGACCTCGGTGGCGGCGCCGGGCGTGCTCGCCGGGCTGGCCGGCGTCCCGCTCGGGATCGCCGGGCACCGCCTGATCGTGGACCACGTCGGGTCCGTGGTGTTCCCGGAGTCCATGAAGGCCGTCTGGCACCCGGCGGGCCTGGCGCTGCTGGTCCTGGCCGGGGTGGCGATCGCCGCCCTCGGTGCGCTGCTGCCGGCCCGGTCGGCGGCCCGGCTCACCATCGCCGAGGTGCTGCACAACGAGTAG
- a CDS encoding ABC transporter ATP-binding protein codes for MTTDHDSAQPVVVRLDAVRKEYGEATALDGVSLEIRAGEAVAVMGPSGCGKSTLLNMVAGLDRPTAGTVRVGGEDLGSLNETGLALFRRRQVGMIFQFFNLIDDLPALDNVALSAQLTGTPARQARRRALELLDELGIADRKDAYPATLSGGERQRVAVARALMNRPALLLADEPTGALDSRAGEQVMDLLIDLNQIGQTLLIVTHDPRLATRCASRLIEFADGRVARESVLERSS; via the coding sequence ATGACTACAGATCACGACAGCGCGCAGCCGGTCGTCGTACGGCTGGACGCCGTGCGCAAGGAGTACGGCGAGGCGACGGCCCTGGACGGGGTGTCGCTGGAGATCCGGGCCGGCGAGGCGGTCGCGGTGATGGGTCCGTCCGGCTGCGGCAAGTCGACCCTGCTCAACATGGTGGCCGGCCTGGACCGCCCGACCGCCGGCACGGTCCGGGTGGGCGGCGAGGACCTCGGCAGCCTCAACGAGACCGGGCTGGCGCTGTTCCGGCGCCGGCAGGTGGGCATGATCTTCCAGTTCTTCAACCTGATCGACGACCTGCCGGCCCTGGACAACGTCGCGCTCTCCGCCCAGCTGACCGGGACCCCGGCCCGCCAGGCCCGCCGCCGGGCGCTCGAACTCCTCGACGAACTGGGCATCGCGGACCGCAAGGACGCCTACCCGGCGACCCTGAGCGGCGGCGAGCGCCAACGGGTGGCCGTCGCCCGGGCCCTGATGAACCGCCCGGCCCTGCTGCTGGCGGACGAGCCGACCGGCGCGTTGGACAGCCGCGCCGGCGAGCAGGTGATGGACCTGCTGATCGACCTCAACCAGATCGGCCAGACCCTGCTGATCGTCACCCACGACCCGCGGCTCGCCACCCGGTGCGCCAGCCGGCTGATCGAGTTCGCCGACGGCCGGGTGGCCCGCGAGAGCGTGCTGGAGCGGTCGTCGTGA
- a CDS encoding histidine kinase — translation MGPLVMILAVVCAAAGWLGAALLRERRSHRKALADRGWLLERERESAAVAAVDAERARIARELHDIVSHNVSLMVVQAGAAREVLTTMPDEAATAMRAVEAAGRGAMTELRHLLGLLAPSPDGAEDEGGEGAGRLEPQPGLGRLGPLVDRIAFAGLPVEVRISGDPRPLPAGIDLTAYRIVQEALTNALKYSDGGQAELTVRYSDRYLRVEVLNSGPSVLAGGGGRGTREGSDGAGRGLLGLRERVAVYGGDLDARRRLGGGYRVRARIPLDRP, via the coding sequence GTGGGACCGTTGGTGATGATCCTGGCCGTGGTGTGCGCCGCGGCCGGCTGGCTGGGTGCCGCGCTGCTGAGGGAGCGGCGCTCGCACCGCAAGGCGCTGGCCGATCGCGGCTGGCTGCTGGAGCGGGAGCGGGAGAGCGCGGCGGTGGCCGCCGTGGACGCCGAGCGGGCCCGGATCGCCCGGGAGCTGCACGACATCGTCAGCCACAACGTCAGCCTGATGGTGGTTCAGGCCGGCGCGGCCCGTGAGGTGCTGACCACCATGCCGGACGAGGCCGCCACCGCGATGCGGGCGGTCGAGGCGGCCGGCCGGGGCGCGATGACCGAACTGCGGCACCTGCTCGGCCTGCTCGCCCCCTCGCCGGACGGCGCGGAGGACGAGGGCGGCGAGGGCGCCGGCCGCCTCGAACCGCAGCCGGGCCTGGGCCGGCTCGGCCCACTGGTGGACCGGATCGCCTTCGCCGGCCTGCCGGTCGAGGTGCGGATCTCGGGGGACCCGCGCCCGCTGCCCGCCGGGATCGACCTGACCGCCTACCGGATCGTCCAGGAGGCGCTGACCAACGCCCTCAAGTACAGCGACGGGGGACAGGCCGAACTGACGGTCCGGTACTCCGACCGCTACCTGCGGGTGGAGGTGCTGAACAGCGGGCCGAGCGTGCTCGCCGGCGGCGGCGGGCGCGGCACCCGGGAGGGGAGCGACGGCGCGGGCCGCGGACTGCTCGGGCTGCGCGAGCGGGTGGCCGTCTACGGCGGTGACCTGGACGCCCGCAGGCGCCTCGGCGGGGGCTACCGCGTCCGCGCCCGGATCCCGCTGGACCGGCCGTGA
- a CDS encoding response regulator transcription factor: MPAGPSAGPTAAPAPRVLIVDDQELVRTGFRLILTARGIDVVGEAADGGEAVEAARTLRPDVVLMDIRMPGMDGLEAARRVLAQDRDCRVIMLTTFDLDHYVYAALAAGASGFLLKDVTSDHLTAAVRLVGTGDALLAPSITRRLVARFAAGGQGTGAGGGHRPGTGGPAVHRDLAALTPREHEVLTLMGGGLSNAELAAVLTLSEATVKTHVARIFAKLSLRDRAQAVVLAYETGLVSPGDSFPPPGG; the protein is encoded by the coding sequence CTGCCCGCCGGCCCGAGCGCCGGGCCGACCGCCGCGCCGGCGCCCCGGGTCCTGATCGTGGACGACCAGGAGCTGGTGCGCACCGGGTTCCGGCTGATCCTGACCGCACGCGGCATCGACGTGGTCGGCGAGGCCGCCGACGGCGGCGAGGCGGTGGAGGCCGCCCGCACCCTGCGGCCCGACGTGGTGCTGATGGACATCCGGATGCCCGGCATGGACGGCCTGGAGGCCGCCCGCCGGGTGCTCGCCCAGGACCGGGACTGCCGGGTGATCATGCTGACCACCTTCGACCTCGACCACTACGTCTACGCCGCACTGGCCGCCGGCGCCAGCGGGTTCCTGCTCAAGGACGTCACCTCCGACCACCTGACCGCGGCCGTCCGGCTGGTCGGCACCGGTGACGCGCTGCTCGCGCCCTCGATCACCCGCCGGCTGGTGGCGCGCTTCGCGGCCGGCGGCCAGGGCACGGGCGCCGGGGGCGGCCACCGCCCGGGCACCGGCGGTCCGGCCGTCCACCGGGACCTCGCCGCGCTGACACCCCGTGAGCACGAGGTGCTGACCCTGATGGGCGGGGGGCTGTCCAACGCCGAACTGGCGGCCGTCCTGACGCTCAGCGAGGCGACGGTGAAGACCCATGTGGCCCGGATCTTCGCCAAGCTCTCGCTGCGCGACCGGGCCCAGGCCGTGGTGCTCGCCTACGAGACCGGGCTGGTGTCACCGGGCGACTCCTTCCCGCCGCCGGGCGGCTGA
- a CDS encoding LysR family transcriptional regulator has translation MFDTRHIKTFHEVVRAGSYSAAARELGYTQPAVTQQMKALERSVGVPLFARSGRGLRLTEAGEALARHAELILGSLSAAQQQLTALARLRAGRVRVCAFPSATATLIPSAIAQLLAEHPGVRVELHEAEPPDSVRRLLRGECDIALAFSYPGPVAGPPAGVEEIPLMEDLLTVLLPVGHPLGRRHAVRLADLAEERWIAGCPRCRANLLHVCAEQGFEPDVVFSTDDNLAVQSLVAAGVGVALMPALVLSFMCHRKVTGRTAEPHLRRKVSAFVLREHRAIPATTLVLDSLRTAAAARSGC, from the coding sequence GTGTTCGACACCCGTCACATCAAGACCTTCCACGAGGTGGTGCGGGCCGGCTCCTACTCGGCGGCGGCCCGCGAGCTCGGCTACACCCAGCCGGCCGTCACCCAGCAGATGAAGGCGTTGGAACGCTCCGTCGGCGTACCGCTGTTCGCCCGGTCCGGCCGGGGGCTGCGGCTCACCGAGGCGGGGGAGGCACTGGCCCGGCACGCCGAACTCATCCTCGGCAGCCTCTCGGCCGCGCAGCAGCAGCTCACCGCCCTCGCCCGGCTGAGGGCCGGCCGGGTCCGGGTCTGCGCCTTTCCGAGCGCCACCGCCACCCTGATCCCCTCCGCCATCGCCCAGCTGCTCGCCGAGCACCCGGGCGTCCGGGTGGAACTGCACGAGGCCGAGCCACCCGACTCGGTCCGCCGCCTGCTGCGCGGGGAGTGCGACATCGCCCTGGCGTTCAGCTACCCCGGCCCGGTGGCCGGGCCACCGGCGGGGGTCGAGGAGATCCCGCTGATGGAGGACCTGCTGACGGTCCTGCTGCCGGTCGGCCACCCGCTGGGCCGCCGGCACGCCGTACGGCTGGCGGACCTGGCCGAGGAGCGCTGGATCGCCGGCTGTCCGCGCTGCCGGGCGAACCTCCTGCACGTCTGCGCGGAGCAGGGCTTCGAACCCGACGTGGTGTTCAGCACCGACGACAACCTCGCGGTGCAGAGCCTGGTCGCCGCCGGCGTCGGCGTCGCCCTGATGCCCGCCCTGGTGCTCAGCTTCATGTGCCACCGCAAGGTCACCGGCCGCACCGCCGAACCGCACCTGCGCCGCAAGGTCAGCGCCTTCGTACTGCGCGAGCATCGCGCGATCCCGGCGACCACGCTGGTGCTGGACAGCCTGCGGACGGCCGCGGCGGCCCGGTCCGGCTGCTGA
- a CDS encoding cysteine dioxygenase family protein, with the protein MTTSATVDTTVLTERMRALVGEIREVVGRGLPPELTAYLVGERLAPHLGAGQLLTLAQQEADPERYRQHVLHAEADGSFSLVALVWLPGQCTPIHDHVSWCVAGVHRGQESERRYRLVSDGRTGRLVATEDVLGPQGSVAAFAPPGDIHQVRNAGSTLAVSLHVYGADVGRLGTSIRRVYRLPADEG; encoded by the coding sequence ATGACCACTTCCGCGACGGTCGACACGACCGTCCTCACCGAGCGCATGCGGGCCCTCGTCGGCGAGATCCGCGAGGTCGTCGGCCGGGGCCTGCCACCCGAACTCACCGCCTACCTGGTGGGCGAACGCCTCGCGCCCCACCTCGGCGCCGGGCAGCTGCTCACCTTGGCCCAGCAGGAGGCCGACCCGGAGCGCTACCGCCAGCACGTGCTGCACGCCGAGGCGGACGGCAGCTTCTCGCTGGTCGCCCTGGTGTGGCTGCCCGGTCAGTGCACCCCCATCCACGACCACGTCTCCTGGTGCGTGGCCGGCGTCCACCGGGGCCAGGAGAGCGAACGCCGCTACCGGCTGGTCTCCGACGGCCGGACCGGTCGCCTGGTCGCCACCGAGGACGTGCTCGGCCCGCAGGGCAGCGTCGCCGCCTTCGCCCCGCCCGGGGACATCCACCAGGTCCGCAACGCCGGGTCCACCCTCGCCGTCTCCCTGCACGTCTACGGCGCCGACGTCGGCCGGCTCGGCACCAGCATCCGGCGCGTCTACCGGCTGCCCGCGGACGAGGGGTGA
- a CDS encoding putative sulfate exporter family transporter, with amino-acid sequence MTLRTHPRASARPPLRGDAPGLLLACLGVAAALGVHQLVPAVPKLTAAVALGIAAAHLPGLRPFVRGAARPGLSTAGRRLMRLGIVLLGLALGADDVLGLGWATVGMVLAVVALTFTGTWWLGRRLGLPGDQSLLVATGYSICGASAIGAVGQAAGSEEEDIAASVALVTLCGTLAIAVLPLLHQPLGLDDGGFGRWVGASVHDVGQVVATAQSGGPVALREAVLVKLMRVVLLAPLVAGVGLAARRPRRTAGTAKGTEATEGTGTAGAPGSSGGRSGAGTRPPVVPLFVAGFLLMIALRSTGAVPAGALTLAQDARELLLAAALFGLGSAVHLPTMMRTGGRIAALGLASWVMIAGVSYAGVLLTS; translated from the coding sequence CTGACCCTGCGCACCCACCCCAGGGCATCCGCCCGCCCGCCGCTGCGCGGGGACGCCCCCGGCCTGCTGCTGGCCTGCCTGGGCGTGGCGGCCGCCCTCGGCGTGCACCAACTCGTGCCGGCCGTACCGAAACTGACCGCCGCCGTGGCGCTCGGCATCGCCGCCGCCCACCTGCCGGGCCTGCGCCCCTTCGTCCGGGGCGCGGCCCGGCCCGGCCTCTCCACGGCCGGGCGCCGGCTGATGCGGCTCGGCATCGTCCTGCTCGGCCTCGCGCTCGGCGCGGACGACGTGCTCGGCCTCGGCTGGGCCACGGTCGGGATGGTGCTGGCGGTCGTCGCCCTGACCTTCACCGGTACCTGGTGGCTCGGCCGCCGGCTCGGCCTGCCCGGCGACCAGTCGCTGCTGGTGGCGACCGGTTACTCGATCTGCGGCGCCTCGGCGATCGGCGCGGTCGGCCAGGCCGCCGGCAGCGAGGAGGAGGACATCGCCGCCTCGGTCGCCCTGGTCACCCTCTGCGGCACCCTGGCGATCGCCGTGCTCCCGCTGCTGCACCAGCCGCTCGGGCTCGACGACGGCGGCTTCGGGCGCTGGGTCGGCGCGAGCGTGCACGACGTCGGCCAGGTGGTCGCCACCGCGCAGAGCGGCGGACCGGTGGCGCTGCGCGAGGCCGTCCTGGTGAAGCTGATGCGGGTGGTGCTGCTCGCGCCGCTGGTGGCCGGGGTCGGCCTCGCCGCCCGGCGTCCGCGCCGGACCGCCGGGACGGCGAAGGGCACTGAGGCCACCGAGGGCACCGGGACGGCGGGGGCGCCCGGGAGCTCCGGGGGGCGCTCAGGAGCCGGGACGCGACCACCGGTCGTCCCGCTGTTCGTCGCCGGGTTCCTGCTGATGATCGCGCTGCGCAGCACCGGGGCCGTCCCGGCCGGAGCCCTCACCCTCGCCCAGGACGCCCGTGAACTGCTGCTCGCCGCCGCACTGTTCGGCCTCGGCAGCGCCGTCCACCTGCCGACCATGATGCGGACCGGTGGGCGGATCGCCGCCCTGGGCCTCGCCTCCTGGGTGATGATCGCCGGAGTCTCCTACGCCGGGGTGCTGCTCACCTCGTAG
- a CDS encoding spermidine synthase, with the protein MTTALPDRDGPDAVDTLDRREGPYGEVVLRRRGEHFEIIANGCFLMDTADGRSERLLVQAALDSLGTAVAEPRVLIGGLGVGFSLAYAAAEPRWGRIAVVEREGAVIDWHRDGPLAAFSAGALADPRVRVLHTDLLEYLAVDGERYDALCLDIDNGPDWTVTDSNSGLYGSLGLARLRARLRPGGVLAVWSAQPSAAFEEALRTAGFSDVRTYEVPVARGVPDVVHLARHPA; encoded by the coding sequence ATGACGACCGCACTGCCCGACCGGGACGGACCGGATGCCGTCGACACCCTCGACCGGCGGGAAGGCCCGTACGGCGAGGTGGTGTTGCGGCGGCGCGGCGAGCACTTCGAGATCATCGCCAACGGGTGCTTCCTGATGGACACCGCCGACGGCCGCTCGGAGCGGCTGCTGGTCCAGGCCGCCCTGGACAGCCTGGGCACCGCGGTCGCGGAGCCGCGCGTCCTCATCGGCGGGCTGGGCGTCGGCTTCTCGCTCGCGTACGCCGCGGCCGAGCCGCGCTGGGGCCGGATCGCCGTGGTCGAGCGGGAGGGCGCCGTCATCGACTGGCACCGCGACGGCCCGTTGGCCGCCTTCTCGGCGGGGGCGCTGGCCGACCCCCGGGTGCGGGTGCTGCACACCGACCTGCTGGAGTACCTGGCCGTCGACGGCGAGCGCTACGACGCCCTCTGCCTGGACATCGACAACGGGCCGGACTGGACGGTCACCGACTCCAACTCGGGCCTCTACGGCTCGCTGGGGCTGGCCCGGCTCCGCGCCAGGCTGCGGCCGGGCGGCGTCCTCGCGGTGTGGAGCGCGCAGCCCTCCGCCGCGTTCGAGGAGGCGCTGCGCACGGCCGGGTTCTCGGACGTCCGTACGTACGAGGTCCCGGTCGCCCGCGGTGTGCCGGACGTCGTGCACCTGGCCCGCCACCCGGCCTGA